The following proteins come from a genomic window of Diceros bicornis minor isolate mBicDic1 chromosome 4, mDicBic1.mat.cur, whole genome shotgun sequence:
- the POGZ gene encoding pogo transposable element with ZNF domain isoform X5 yields the protein MADTDLFMECEEEELEPWQKISDVIEDSVVEDYNSVDKTTTAGNSLVQQGGQPLILTQNPTPGLGTVVTQPVLRPVQVMQNANHVTSSPVASQPIFITTQGFPVRNVRPVQNAMNQVGIVLNVQQGQTVRPITLVPAPGTQFVKPTVGVPQVFSQMTPVRPGSTMPVRPTTNTFTTVIPATLTIRSTVPQSQSQQTKSTPSTSTTPTATQPTSLGQLAVQPPGQSNQTPNPKLVSIASFVTVKRPGVTGENSNEVAKLVNTLNTIPSLGQSPGPVVVSNNSSAHGSQRTSGPESSMKVTSSIPVFDLQDGGRKICPRCNAQFRVTEALRGHMCYCCPEMVEYQKKGKSLDSEPSVPSAAKPPSPEKTAPVASTPSSTPIPALSPPTKVPEPNENVGEAVQTKLIMLVDDFYYGRDGGKVAQLTNFPKVATSFRCPHCTKRLKNNIRFMNHMKHHVELDQQNGEVDGHTICQHCYRQFSTPFQLQCHLENVHSPYESTTKCKICEWAFESEPLFLQHMKDTHKPGEMPYVCQVCQYRSSLYSEVDVHFRMIHEDTRHLLCPYCLKVFKNGNAFQQHYMRHQKRNVYHCNKCRLQFLFAKDKIEHKLQHHKTFRKPKQLEGLKPGTKVTIRASRGQPRSVPVSSSEAPPSTLQEAAPLTSSADPLPVFLYPPVQRNIQKRAVRKMSVMGRQTCLECSFEIPDFPNHFPTYVHCSLCRYSTCCSRAYANHMINNHVPRKSPKYLALFKNSVSGIKLACTSCTFVTSVGDAMAKHLVFNPSHRSSSILPRGLTWISHARHGQSRDRVHDRNLKNMYLPPSFLSNKAATVKSVGATPAEPEELPTPMAQALPSPASTVTPPPTPTHPQALALPSLATEGAECLNVDDQDEGSPVTQEPEPASGGGSSSGVGKKEQLSVKKLRVVLFALCCNTEQAAEHFRNPQRRIRRWLRRFQASQGENLEGKYLSLEAEEKLAEWVLTQREQQLPVNEETLFQKATKIGRSLEGGFKISYEWAVRFMLRHHLTPHARRAVAHTLPKDVAENAGLFIEFVQRQIHNQDLPLSMIVAIDEISLFLDTEVLSSDDRKENALQTVGTGEPWCDVVLAILADGTVLPTLVFYRGQMDQPANVPDSILLEVKESGYSDDEIMELWSTRVWQKHTACQRSKGMLVMDCHRTHLSEEVLAMLSASSTLPAVVPAGCSSKIQPLDVCIKRTVKNFLHKKWKEQAREMADTACDSDVLLQLVLVWLAEVLGVIGDCPELVQRSFLVASVLPGPDGNINSPTRNADMQEELIASLEEQLKLSGEQSEEPSASTPRPRSSPEETIEPESLHQLFEGESETESFYGFEEADLDLMEI from the exons CTGGCAATTCTTTGGTCCAACAAGGTGGACAGCCGCTCATCCTAACCCAGAATCCAACCCCAGGTCTGGGCACAGTGGTTACTCAACCAGTATTGAGGCCTGTCCAGGTCATGCAGAATGCCAATCATGTGACTAGTTCCCCTGTGGCCTCCCAACCAATATTCATCACTACACAG GGATTTCCTGTAAGAAATGTTCGGCCTGTACAAAATGCAATGAATCAGGTTGGGATTGTGCTGAACGTACAGCAAGGCCAAACGGTTAGACCAATTACACTAGTCCCAG CCCCAGGTACCCAGTTTGTTAAGCCGACAGTTGGAGTCCCACAAGTGTTCTCTCAGATGACCCCAGTGAGGCCAGGCTCCACAATGCCTGTGCGGCCCACCACCAACACCTTCACCACCGTCATCCCAGCCACTCTCACCATTCGAAGCACCGTCCCACAGTCCCAGTCCCAGCAGACCAAGTCCACTCCCAGCACTTCCACCACTCCCACCGCCACACAGCCAACCTCATTGGGACAACTAGCTGTTCAGCCGCCAGGCCAATCCAACCAGACCCCGAATCCCAAGCTAG TGAGCATTGCCAGCTTTGTCACTGTGAAGCGACCTGGGGTTACAGGTGAAAATAGCAATGAAGTGGCCAAACTGGTGAATACCCTTAACACCATCCCTTCCCTGGGCCAGAGTCCTGGGCCAGTTGTGGTATCCAACAACAGCTCTGCCCATGGCTCTCAAAGAACCAGCGGACCTGAGTCTTCAATGAAAG TTACTTCTTCCATCCCAGTGTTTGATCTCCAGGATGGTGGACGGAAAATATGTCCCCGGTGTAATGCTCAATTCCGTGTTACTGAAGCTTTGAGAGGTCACATGTGT TACTGTTGCCCAGAAATGGTTGAATatcagaagaaaggaaagtctctggaTTCAGAACCCAGTGTCCCATCAGCAGCAAAGCCCCCATCCCCTGAGAAAACTGCTCCTGTTGCTTCCACACCGTCTTCTACACCTATTCCTGCTCTGTCACCACCTACCAAAGTACCAGAGCCAAATGAGAATGTGGGTGAAGCTGTCCAGACCAAGCTCATTATGCTAGTAGATGACTTCTACTATGGACGGGATGGTGGCAAAGTAGCCCAACTCACAAACTTCCCTAAGGTTGCCACATCTTTCCGATGCCCGCATTGTACCAAAAGGCTAAAAAACAACATTCG ATTCATGAACCATATGAAACACCACGTAGAACTCGATCAGCAGAATGGTGAGGTGGATGGTCATACTATCTGCCAACACTGTTATCGCCAGTTTTCCACTCctttccagctccagtgccactTGGAAAATGTTCATAGTCCCTATGAATCAACTA CCAAGTGCAAGATCTGTGAGTGGGCATTTGAGAGTGAGCCACTATTTCTCCAGCATATGAAGGATACTCATAAGCCTGGAGAGATGCCTTATGTTTGCCAG GTGTGTCAGTATCGCTCCTCCCTCTACTCTGAGGTAGATGTCCATTTTCGGATGATCCATGAGGATACTCGGCATCTCCTCTGCCCTTATTGCCTGAAGGTCTTCAAAAATGGCAATGCATTCCAGCAGCATTACATGAGGCACCAG aaGAGGAATGTTTATCACTGCAACAAATGCCGGCTGCAGTTTCTCTTTGCCAAGGACAAAATTGAACACAAGCTTCAACACCATAAAACCTTCCGTAAACCCAAGCAGCTGGAAGGTTTGAAACCAGGCACCAAG GTGACAATCCGGGCTTCCCGAGGGCAGCCACGATCTGTTCCTGTATCCTCCAGTGAGGCACCTCCCAGCACTTTGCAGGAGGCAGCGCCACTGACTTCCTCAGCGGACCCTCTGCCCGTCTTCCTTTATCCCCCCGTCCAGCGCAACATCCAGAAGAGAGCTGTTAGGAAAAT GAGTGTCATGGGCCGGCAAACATGTCTAGAGTGCAGCTTTGAGATCCCGGATTTCCCTAATCATTTCCCTACTTATGTTCACTGCTCGCTTTGTCGCTATAGCACCTGCTGCTCTCGAGCTTATGCCAACCACATGATCAA CAATCATGTTCCACGGAAGAGCCCCAAGTATTTGGCTTTGTTTAAAAATTCTGTGAG TGGAATCAAGCTGGCCTGCACTTCATGTACCTTTGTTACCTCTGTGGGAGATGCCATGGCCAAGCATTTGGTATTCAACCCCTCTCACAGATCCAGCAGCATCCTGCCACGGG GACTCACTTGGATATCTCATGCAAG ACATGGCCAGAGTCGTGACCGAGTGCATGACCGGAACTTGAAGAATATgtaccttcctccttccttcctctctaatAAAGCGGCCACTGTGAAATCTGTGGGGGCTACCCCAGCTGAACCTGAAGAGCTACCAACTCCCATGGCCCAGGCACTCCCATCACCAGCCTCAACTGTAACCCCACCACCAACCCCCACTCACCCCCAGGCTTTAGCCCTTCCATCCTTAGCTACAGAAGGGGCTGAATGTCTGAATGTTGATGACCAGGATGAAGGGAGCCCAGTCACCCAGGAACCTGAGCCAGCATCCGGGGGCGGTAGTAGCAGTGGAGTTGGCAAGAAGGAGCAGCTGTCTGTGAAGAAGCTTCGAGTGGTACTATTTGCCCTATGCTGCAATACAGAACAGGCAGCTGAACACTTCCGAAACCCCCAGCGACGCATCCGGCGTTGGCTTCGGCGTTTCCAGGCCTCCCAGGGGGAGAATCTGGAGGGCAAATATTTGAGCTTAGAAGCAGAAGAGAAACTGGCTGAGTGGGTGCTGACCCAACGAGAGCAACAGCTACCTGTAAATGAGGAGACCTTGTTCCAGAAGGCCACCAAAATAGGACGTTCTTTGGAGGGAGGGTTTAAGATCTCGTATGAGTGGGCTGTGCGTTTCATGCTACGGCACCACCTGACTCCCCATGCCCGAAGAGCTGTGGCCCACACCCTACCTAAGGATGTGGCAGAGAATGCAGGACTCTTCATTGAATTTGTACAACGGCAGATTCACAACCAGGACTTACCCTTGTCTATGATCGTAGCTATTGATGAGATCTCCTTGTTCCTGGATACAGAGGTGCTGAGCAGTGATGACCGAAAGGAGAATGCCCTGCAGACAGTGGGCACAGGGGAACCTTGGTGTGATGTGGTGCTGGCCATTCTAGCAGATGGTACTGTCCTCCCCACCCTGGTTTTCTACCGTGGACAAATGGATCAGCCAGCTAACGTGCCAGACTCGATATTGCTAGAGGTGAAGGAGAGTGGCTACAGTGATGATGAGATCATGGAGCTGTGGTCAACCCGAGTGTGGCAGAAGCACACAGCTTGCCAGCGCAGTAAAGGCATGCTCGTGATGGACTGTCATCGCACTCACTTGTCAGAAGAGGTGCTAGCTATGCTGAGTGCCTCTAGCACTTTGCCGGCAGTGGTCCCAGCAGGCTGTAGCTCCAAAATCCAGCCATTAGACGTATGCATCAAACGAACTGTCAAGAACTTCCTGCACAAAAAGTGGAAGGAACAGGCTCGGGAAATGGCAGATACTGCATGTGATTCTGATGTCCTGCTTCAACTGGTGCTGGTCTGGCTGGCTGAGGTGCTGGGTGTCATTGGGGACTGTCCAGAGCTAGTTCAGCGGTCCTTCCTTGTGGCTAGCGTTCTGCCTGGCCCTGATGGCAACATTAACTcacctacaagaaatgctgacaTGCAGGAGGAGCTAATTGCCTCCCTAGAGGAGCAACTGAAGCTGAGCGGGGAACAGTCTGAGGAGCCCTCAGCTTCCACTCCGAGACCCAGGTCATCTCCCGAAGAGACAATTGAACCTGAAAGCCTTCACCAGCTCTTTGAGGGTGAAAGCGAGACCGAGTCCTTCTATGGCTTTGAAGAAGCTGACCTAGATCTGATGGAGATTTGA
- the POGZ gene encoding pogo transposable element with ZNF domain isoform X3 gives MADTDLFMECEEEELEPWQKISDVIEDSVVEDYNSVDKTTTVSVSQQPVSAPVPIAAHASVAGHLSASTTISSSGAQNSDSTKKTLVTLIANNNAGNSLVQQGGQPLILTQNPTPGLGTVVTQPVLRPVQVMQNANHVTSSPVASQPIFITTQGFPVRNVRPVQNAMNQVGIVLNVQQGQTVRPITLVPAPGTQFVKPTVGVPQVFSQMTPVRPGSTMPVRPTTNTFTTVIPATLTIRSTVPQSQSQQTKSTPSTSTTPTATQPTSLGQLAVQPPGQSNQTPNPKLAPSFPSPPAVSIASFVTVKRPGVTGENSNEVAKLVNTLNTIPSLGQSPGPVVVSNNSSAHGSQRTSGPESSMKVTSSIPVFDLQDGGRKICPRCNAQFRVTEALRGHMCYCCPEMVEYQKKGKSLDSEPSVPSAAKPPSPEKTAPVASTPSSTPIPALSPPTKVPEPNENVGEAVQTKLIMLVDDFYYGRDGGKVAQLTNFPKVATSFRCPHCTKRLKNNIRFMNHMKHHVELDQQNGEVDGHTICQHCYRQFSTPFQLQCHLENVHSPYESTTKCKICEWAFESEPLFLQHMKDTHKPGEMPYVCQKRNVYHCNKCRLQFLFAKDKIEHKLQHHKTFRKPKQLEGLKPGTKVTIRASRGQPRSVPVSSSEAPPSTLQEAAPLTSSADPLPVFLYPPVQRNIQKRAVRKMSVMGRQTCLECSFEIPDFPNHFPTYVHCSLCRYSTCCSRAYANHMINNHVPRKSPKYLALFKNSVSGIKLACTSCTFVTSVGDAMAKHLVFNPSHRSSSILPRGLTWISHARHGQSRDRVHDRNLKNMYLPPSFLSNKAATVKSVGATPAEPEELPTPMAQALPSPASTVTPPPTPTHPQALALPSLATEGAECLNVDDQDEGSPVTQEPEPASGGGSSSGVGKKEQLSVKKLRVVLFALCCNTEQAAEHFRNPQRRIRRWLRRFQASQGENLEGKYLSLEAEEKLAEWVLTQREQQLPVNEETLFQKATKIGRSLEGGFKISYEWAVRFMLRHHLTPHARRAVAHTLPKDVAENAGLFIEFVQRQIHNQDLPLSMIVAIDEISLFLDTEVLSSDDRKENALQTVGTGEPWCDVVLAILADGTVLPTLVFYRGQMDQPANVPDSILLEVKESGYSDDEIMELWSTRVWQKHTACQRSKGMLVMDCHRTHLSEEVLAMLSASSTLPAVVPAGCSSKIQPLDVCIKRTVKNFLHKKWKEQAREMADTACDSDVLLQLVLVWLAEVLGVIGDCPELVQRSFLVASVLPGPDGNINSPTRNADMQEELIASLEEQLKLSGEQSEEPSASTPRPRSSPEETIEPESLHQLFEGESETESFYGFEEADLDLMEI, from the exons CTGGCAATTCTTTGGTCCAACAAGGTGGACAGCCGCTCATCCTAACCCAGAATCCAACCCCAGGTCTGGGCACAGTGGTTACTCAACCAGTATTGAGGCCTGTCCAGGTCATGCAGAATGCCAATCATGTGACTAGTTCCCCTGTGGCCTCCCAACCAATATTCATCACTACACAG GGATTTCCTGTAAGAAATGTTCGGCCTGTACAAAATGCAATGAATCAGGTTGGGATTGTGCTGAACGTACAGCAAGGCCAAACGGTTAGACCAATTACACTAGTCCCAG CCCCAGGTACCCAGTTTGTTAAGCCGACAGTTGGAGTCCCACAAGTGTTCTCTCAGATGACCCCAGTGAGGCCAGGCTCCACAATGCCTGTGCGGCCCACCACCAACACCTTCACCACCGTCATCCCAGCCACTCTCACCATTCGAAGCACCGTCCCACAGTCCCAGTCCCAGCAGACCAAGTCCACTCCCAGCACTTCCACCACTCCCACCGCCACACAGCCAACCTCATTGGGACAACTAGCTGTTCAGCCGCCAGGCCAATCCAACCAGACCCCGAATCCCAAGCTAG ctccctccttcccctctccaccTGCAGTGAGCATTGCCAGCTTTGTCACTGTGAAGCGACCTGGGGTTACAGGTGAAAATAGCAATGAAGTGGCCAAACTGGTGAATACCCTTAACACCATCCCTTCCCTGGGCCAGAGTCCTGGGCCAGTTGTGGTATCCAACAACAGCTCTGCCCATGGCTCTCAAAGAACCAGCGGACCTGAGTCTTCAATGAAAG TTACTTCTTCCATCCCAGTGTTTGATCTCCAGGATGGTGGACGGAAAATATGTCCCCGGTGTAATGCTCAATTCCGTGTTACTGAAGCTTTGAGAGGTCACATGTGT TACTGTTGCCCAGAAATGGTTGAATatcagaagaaaggaaagtctctggaTTCAGAACCCAGTGTCCCATCAGCAGCAAAGCCCCCATCCCCTGAGAAAACTGCTCCTGTTGCTTCCACACCGTCTTCTACACCTATTCCTGCTCTGTCACCACCTACCAAAGTACCAGAGCCAAATGAGAATGTGGGTGAAGCTGTCCAGACCAAGCTCATTATGCTAGTAGATGACTTCTACTATGGACGGGATGGTGGCAAAGTAGCCCAACTCACAAACTTCCCTAAGGTTGCCACATCTTTCCGATGCCCGCATTGTACCAAAAGGCTAAAAAACAACATTCG ATTCATGAACCATATGAAACACCACGTAGAACTCGATCAGCAGAATGGTGAGGTGGATGGTCATACTATCTGCCAACACTGTTATCGCCAGTTTTCCACTCctttccagctccagtgccactTGGAAAATGTTCATAGTCCCTATGAATCAACTA CCAAGTGCAAGATCTGTGAGTGGGCATTTGAGAGTGAGCCACTATTTCTCCAGCATATGAAGGATACTCATAAGCCTGGAGAGATGCCTTATGTTTGCCAG aaGAGGAATGTTTATCACTGCAACAAATGCCGGCTGCAGTTTCTCTTTGCCAAGGACAAAATTGAACACAAGCTTCAACACCATAAAACCTTCCGTAAACCCAAGCAGCTGGAAGGTTTGAAACCAGGCACCAAG GTGACAATCCGGGCTTCCCGAGGGCAGCCACGATCTGTTCCTGTATCCTCCAGTGAGGCACCTCCCAGCACTTTGCAGGAGGCAGCGCCACTGACTTCCTCAGCGGACCCTCTGCCCGTCTTCCTTTATCCCCCCGTCCAGCGCAACATCCAGAAGAGAGCTGTTAGGAAAAT GAGTGTCATGGGCCGGCAAACATGTCTAGAGTGCAGCTTTGAGATCCCGGATTTCCCTAATCATTTCCCTACTTATGTTCACTGCTCGCTTTGTCGCTATAGCACCTGCTGCTCTCGAGCTTATGCCAACCACATGATCAA CAATCATGTTCCACGGAAGAGCCCCAAGTATTTGGCTTTGTTTAAAAATTCTGTGAG TGGAATCAAGCTGGCCTGCACTTCATGTACCTTTGTTACCTCTGTGGGAGATGCCATGGCCAAGCATTTGGTATTCAACCCCTCTCACAGATCCAGCAGCATCCTGCCACGGG GACTCACTTGGATATCTCATGCAAG ACATGGCCAGAGTCGTGACCGAGTGCATGACCGGAACTTGAAGAATATgtaccttcctccttccttcctctctaatAAAGCGGCCACTGTGAAATCTGTGGGGGCTACCCCAGCTGAACCTGAAGAGCTACCAACTCCCATGGCCCAGGCACTCCCATCACCAGCCTCAACTGTAACCCCACCACCAACCCCCACTCACCCCCAGGCTTTAGCCCTTCCATCCTTAGCTACAGAAGGGGCTGAATGTCTGAATGTTGATGACCAGGATGAAGGGAGCCCAGTCACCCAGGAACCTGAGCCAGCATCCGGGGGCGGTAGTAGCAGTGGAGTTGGCAAGAAGGAGCAGCTGTCTGTGAAGAAGCTTCGAGTGGTACTATTTGCCCTATGCTGCAATACAGAACAGGCAGCTGAACACTTCCGAAACCCCCAGCGACGCATCCGGCGTTGGCTTCGGCGTTTCCAGGCCTCCCAGGGGGAGAATCTGGAGGGCAAATATTTGAGCTTAGAAGCAGAAGAGAAACTGGCTGAGTGGGTGCTGACCCAACGAGAGCAACAGCTACCTGTAAATGAGGAGACCTTGTTCCAGAAGGCCACCAAAATAGGACGTTCTTTGGAGGGAGGGTTTAAGATCTCGTATGAGTGGGCTGTGCGTTTCATGCTACGGCACCACCTGACTCCCCATGCCCGAAGAGCTGTGGCCCACACCCTACCTAAGGATGTGGCAGAGAATGCAGGACTCTTCATTGAATTTGTACAACGGCAGATTCACAACCAGGACTTACCCTTGTCTATGATCGTAGCTATTGATGAGATCTCCTTGTTCCTGGATACAGAGGTGCTGAGCAGTGATGACCGAAAGGAGAATGCCCTGCAGACAGTGGGCACAGGGGAACCTTGGTGTGATGTGGTGCTGGCCATTCTAGCAGATGGTACTGTCCTCCCCACCCTGGTTTTCTACCGTGGACAAATGGATCAGCCAGCTAACGTGCCAGACTCGATATTGCTAGAGGTGAAGGAGAGTGGCTACAGTGATGATGAGATCATGGAGCTGTGGTCAACCCGAGTGTGGCAGAAGCACACAGCTTGCCAGCGCAGTAAAGGCATGCTCGTGATGGACTGTCATCGCACTCACTTGTCAGAAGAGGTGCTAGCTATGCTGAGTGCCTCTAGCACTTTGCCGGCAGTGGTCCCAGCAGGCTGTAGCTCCAAAATCCAGCCATTAGACGTATGCATCAAACGAACTGTCAAGAACTTCCTGCACAAAAAGTGGAAGGAACAGGCTCGGGAAATGGCAGATACTGCATGTGATTCTGATGTCCTGCTTCAACTGGTGCTGGTCTGGCTGGCTGAGGTGCTGGGTGTCATTGGGGACTGTCCAGAGCTAGTTCAGCGGTCCTTCCTTGTGGCTAGCGTTCTGCCTGGCCCTGATGGCAACATTAACTcacctacaagaaatgctgacaTGCAGGAGGAGCTAATTGCCTCCCTAGAGGAGCAACTGAAGCTGAGCGGGGAACAGTCTGAGGAGCCCTCAGCTTCCACTCCGAGACCCAGGTCATCTCCCGAAGAGACAATTGAACCTGAAAGCCTTCACCAGCTCTTTGAGGGTGAAAGCGAGACCGAGTCCTTCTATGGCTTTGAAGAAGCTGACCTAGATCTGATGGAGATTTGA